One Arthrobacter sp. zg-Y1110 DNA segment encodes these proteins:
- a CDS encoding GNAT family N-acetyltransferase, whose protein sequence is MRAETLSINVAPFRDEHIRPAAEALLRVRIADPTYPPPRDTPATVPAFEDWLMAEQTLGRWVAEVDGLTAGHISLTRAHRYLTDALAILGFASTSANGYCEISKFFTDPLHQGHGVGAELFEEALAAGRSSGYQPALAVIDTSYAARRFYAARGMREAGSFSGVHGINHVFVDEG, encoded by the coding sequence ATGAGAGCCGAAACGCTCAGCATCAACGTTGCTCCTTTCAGGGACGAGCACATCCGGCCCGCTGCCGAGGCGCTGCTTCGGGTGAGGATTGCAGACCCCACGTACCCGCCGCCCAGGGACACACCTGCCACCGTCCCGGCATTCGAGGACTGGCTCATGGCAGAGCAGACCCTCGGACGCTGGGTAGCAGAGGTCGATGGACTCACCGCCGGCCACATCAGTCTCACCCGCGCGCACCGGTATCTGACGGATGCACTGGCAATCCTGGGTTTCGCTTCTACATCGGCGAACGGCTACTGCGAGATCTCGAAGTTCTTCACGGATCCGCTCCATCAGGGGCACGGTGTGGGCGCCGAATTGTTCGAGGAAGCCCTGGCTGCCGGGCGCAGCTCCGGGTATCAGCCGGCGCTGGCGGTTATCGACACGTCCTATGCGGCAAGGCGCTTCTATGCGGCGAGGGGGATGCGTGAGGCGGGCAGTTTCAGTGGCGTTCACGGGATAAACCACGTCTTCGTCGACGAAGGCTAG
- a CDS encoding CCA tRNA nucleotidyltransferase: MRNNPRRQPAGLPVGGQYAAALHSEPSVEIGAGTGAVIPDLIDLTPEARAVLDACLTTGGRPLIVGGSVRDALLSRETGEQVTFKDVDIEVHGTTADELRAALPGDVNDVGSSFGVLTTNINGQDFDVSLPRRDSKTGDGHRGFTVDLDPDISLEDAFARRDYTMNSMGWDPYTGELIDPFGGRADLADRILRHTRADTFPDDPLRPLRAVQFSARFGLEMDPETLELCRSMKDTVAQLPKDRLWKEFNKLVTLGREPSKGLEALYQTGIADSFPALADVRGSRQDPVWHPEGDVDVHLGLAADAAAAAAERDGAGEQDRRIAVLATLLHDVGKAEHHQENPDGGITNYGHAAGGVAPADEFLKSIGAPNEVREKVLPLIREHMRHTSFGEAPTPSAVRRLMRDLAGENGSGPTIQDWARVVDADLAGRGPGAKPPVSGPWLAVAKTVKVDPPILRGQDLAAAGFPKGQEWGWIVRASLAAQDEGVFSDTDGAVAWAIENREAVIAVERPRWEAARQRKGAIQQARVDASRFEAKAAKAEKNGRESEAMHYRAEASRVAAELKNLIEQEEAS; this comes from the coding sequence GTGAGAAACAACCCCAGACGCCAGCCTGCCGGCCTTCCGGTAGGCGGCCAGTACGCCGCCGCCCTCCATTCAGAGCCGTCGGTGGAAATCGGTGCGGGCACCGGGGCTGTCATCCCTGACCTCATCGACCTGACACCCGAAGCCAGGGCAGTCCTTGACGCGTGCCTGACGACCGGAGGCCGCCCGCTCATCGTCGGCGGATCGGTACGCGATGCGCTGCTCTCCAGGGAGACCGGGGAACAGGTCACGTTCAAGGACGTCGACATCGAAGTGCACGGGACCACCGCCGATGAGCTGCGTGCGGCGCTGCCCGGAGACGTCAACGACGTCGGCTCCTCCTTCGGCGTGCTGACCACGAACATCAACGGGCAGGACTTTGACGTCTCCCTGCCCAGGCGCGACTCCAAGACGGGCGACGGGCACCGCGGGTTCACCGTCGACCTGGATCCGGACATCAGCCTCGAGGACGCTTTCGCGCGGCGCGACTACACCATGAACTCCATGGGCTGGGACCCGTACACCGGAGAGCTGATCGACCCCTTCGGCGGCCGGGCCGACCTGGCTGACCGCATCCTTCGGCACACCCGCGCAGACACATTCCCCGACGACCCGCTCAGGCCCCTGCGCGCCGTACAGTTCAGCGCCCGGTTCGGCCTGGAGATGGATCCGGAGACACTGGAGCTGTGCCGGTCCATGAAGGACACTGTCGCCCAGCTGCCCAAGGACCGTCTCTGGAAAGAGTTCAACAAGCTCGTCACCCTCGGACGCGAACCCTCCAAGGGCCTGGAGGCTCTCTACCAGACCGGCATTGCGGACAGCTTCCCGGCACTGGCTGACGTCCGCGGAAGCCGTCAGGACCCCGTCTGGCACCCGGAAGGGGACGTTGACGTCCACCTCGGCCTGGCAGCGGATGCCGCAGCGGCTGCAGCCGAGCGCGACGGGGCAGGGGAGCAGGACCGGCGCATCGCAGTCCTGGCCACCCTGCTTCACGACGTCGGCAAAGCCGAGCACCATCAGGAGAATCCCGACGGAGGCATCACCAACTACGGCCATGCCGCCGGCGGCGTCGCCCCTGCTGACGAATTCCTCAAATCCATCGGCGCCCCGAACGAGGTGCGTGAGAAAGTGCTGCCCCTCATCCGGGAGCACATGCGCCACACGTCCTTCGGCGAGGCACCCACACCGTCAGCGGTCCGCCGGCTGATGAGGGACCTTGCAGGGGAGAACGGAAGCGGACCCACCATCCAGGACTGGGCACGGGTCGTGGACGCAGATCTTGCCGGCCGCGGGCCCGGAGCCAAGCCGCCCGTCTCCGGACCGTGGCTTGCTGTGGCGAAAACCGTGAAGGTTGACCCTCCGATCCTTCGAGGACAGGATCTGGCAGCAGCCGGCTTCCCGAAGGGGCAGGAGTGGGGATGGATCGTCAGGGCATCCCTGGCGGCACAGGATGAAGGAGTCTTCTCAGACACTGACGGCGCTGTTGCGTGGGCCATCGAAAACCGTGAAGCCGTCATCGCCGTGGAGCGCCCCAGGTGGGAGGCGGCAAGACAGCGGAAGGGAGCAATCCAGCAGGCGCGGGTGGATGCGAGCAGGTTCGAGGCGAAGGCTGCCAAGGCTGAGAAAAACGGCCGTGAAAGCGAGGCTATGCACTACCGCGCCGAAGCCTCACGGGTCGCCGCCGAGCTGAAGAACCTCATTGAGCAGGAAGAAGCATCATGA
- a CDS encoding M50 family metallopeptidase, protein MTGLPGIVWDRITSGLTRLDAPEVTAVELVLILVAAVGLAVPKLTWKYFGMFTTVIHELGHAVAALTTFQMVTGIKLHLNHGGTTNTYGPGGIRAVWSAFWGYPVPAVVGATLVWAGLQGWSSAALSVSCLVLMFTLLLIRNAEGLLILGSVLAISLLLVLFAGPVFLGHTTLVIGIAMLVGAVRDLGKVIHVHFRRRTELESSDAYILFRQTMIPSPVWLFGFAAVTAVSWFLALGFVIEAVG, encoded by the coding sequence ATGACCGGACTGCCCGGCATCGTGTGGGACCGGATCACCTCCGGTCTCACACGCTTGGATGCCCCCGAAGTAACTGCGGTCGAGCTGGTCCTCATCCTGGTGGCAGCAGTGGGCCTTGCCGTGCCGAAGCTGACCTGGAAGTACTTCGGCATGTTCACCACCGTGATCCACGAACTGGGCCACGCCGTCGCCGCCCTGACGACATTTCAGATGGTTACCGGCATCAAGCTGCACCTGAACCACGGCGGCACGACCAACACCTACGGGCCCGGTGGCATCCGCGCCGTCTGGTCAGCATTCTGGGGCTACCCGGTGCCGGCCGTCGTCGGAGCCACACTGGTCTGGGCCGGGCTTCAGGGGTGGTCCTCGGCGGCACTGTCCGTGAGCTGCCTTGTGCTGATGTTCACGCTCCTGCTGATCCGCAACGCGGAAGGGCTTCTCATCCTGGGATCGGTCCTGGCCATATCCCTGCTGCTCGTACTCTTCGCAGGCCCGGTCTTCCTCGGGCACACCACCCTGGTCATCGGTATCGCCATGCTCGTCGGCGCCGTGCGCGACCTCGGGAAAGTCATCCATGTGCATTTCCGGCGCCGGACAGAGCTGGAAAGCTCCGATGCCTACATCCTGTTCCGGCAGACGATGATCCCGTCCCCGGTCTGGCTGTTCGGCTTTGCCGCTGTAACGGCCGTCAGCTGGTTCCTTGCCCTGGGCTTCGTCATTGAAGCGGTGGGCTGA
- a CDS encoding Bax inhibitor-1/YccA family protein, which produces MKESTEEIADHGHAGESRRRLSFFLAALGGMVVLLAGTAVGWSIPVLYAAAFAGALILAVANIFRDKPSALLVLAFAAVWGTALGSTAAVLDPIVPGLTLHLIAGTSAGILGPLAFFLRGGPGRTLVRLAASLALYWAAVAVLAGGGILEWPSEGGAGPAWAILGCVAGCLAASWVSRYFGNHLREIEGSMRFESEPGDSWRSAFGVLITLAFVLLGAQ; this is translated from the coding sequence TTGAAAGAATCCACAGAGGAGATCGCAGACCACGGCCATGCGGGCGAATCGCGCCGGCGCCTCAGCTTCTTCCTCGCCGCGCTCGGGGGCATGGTCGTGCTGCTGGCCGGGACTGCAGTCGGATGGAGCATTCCTGTCCTGTATGCAGCAGCTTTTGCCGGCGCTCTGATCCTGGCTGTAGCCAATATCTTCAGGGACAAGCCGTCGGCGTTGCTCGTCCTGGCCTTCGCAGCAGTCTGGGGGACGGCACTGGGTTCCACTGCCGCAGTGCTGGACCCCATCGTGCCCGGCCTTACGCTGCACCTCATCGCTGGAACCTCGGCGGGAATCCTTGGCCCGCTGGCCTTCTTCCTCCGCGGCGGGCCCGGCCGCACCCTCGTCCGTCTGGCTGCCAGCCTCGCCCTCTACTGGGCGGCAGTAGCCGTACTTGCGGGCGGCGGCATACTCGAATGGCCGTCGGAGGGCGGTGCAGGGCCTGCCTGGGCAATTCTCGGCTGCGTTGCCGGCTGTCTTGCAGCATCCTGGGTTTCGCGGTACTTCGGGAACCATCTGAGAGAAATCGAAGGGTCCATGCGCTTCGAAAGCGAGCCCGGTGATTCATGGAGATCAGCATTCGGGGTGCTCATCACCCTCGCCTTCGTCCTTCTGGGCGCACAGTAG